TCAATATAATTACTATTACTAATTAGTGTGGTGTTGGGGAAATCCTGTTGTGTAGTATGATGTTATTTTTGTAAGATTATCTTGTGTTGAAGAACGTTCTTGGAGAGAAGTAGAAtcgaagaagagaagaagaaattcgagagagagagaaaaagaaaactagaaCACAGAGAAGCTGGAAAACGATATTCAATATTCATGCCCTCCCTCCTTTCTGTTAcatgtaatataataaaaacaataaccgtctttttttttccaacaactTACTAAACGCACCCGTTTTGCCCAACCCGAAACTCACCGTATCACTAATCTACTTAATAAGAACGCGGCACTTAACTAATTATTCTCAACCACCCTAACAGAAATATAAACCATAACAATTGCCCGCCCTAGAAGAAATCCTTGTCCTCAAGGATCAAATGTAGGAAACCGGCGTTGTAGCTCCGATAACTTCTCCCATGAAGCATCCTCAGGAGAAGTGTCTGCCCATTCAACCAATACCTCCACTGTAGCGTGATTACCTTGTCTAACCATCCTTCGATCCAACACTCGAACTGGTGACTTAAGAAGAGCACCATCCGAAGCAATTGGTGGCAAAGTGGGGGCACTCACAGCTGagccaatattttattttaactgtGAAACATGAAGGTGTGATGAATCCGAGTTGAAGAAGGTAATGTCAGCTTGTAAGCCACTTGCCCTATTCGAGCTTCCACGGGGAAAGGACCAAAATACCGAGGTGACAATTTTTGGTTTCTGAATTTGCGCAAAGAGTGTTGGCGGTATGGTTGCAGCTTCAGATATACTAAGTCACCCACCTGGAACTCCCTTTCTGTTCTTTTGTCAGCCATTTGTTTCATCCTATCTTGAGCTCGAGAAAGGTGGAACTTGAGAACCCTGCGCATAATCTCTCTTTGCTGTAGAGTACGATCTATTGAAGCTACTGGGGATGCACCAACCACATAAGGTAAATGGATGGGTGGAGGCTGTCCATAAAGGGCTTCATAAGGAGTTGTTGGAATTGCTGAATGATATGTCGTGTTATACCACCACTCAGCCAGTGGTAACCACGATAGCCATGCTGAAGGTTTTTCCCCAACCATACATTGCAAATATCCCTCCAAGCATTTGTTTAACACCTCAGTCTGCCCATCTGTTTGAGGGTGATAGGCTGTTGATTTCTTCAACTTGGTCCCTATTTGTTTGAACAACTCCTGccaaaattgacttaaaaaaattttgttccTATCCGAGACAATGGACTCCGGAATCCCATGAAACTTGTATATGTGGTTGAAATACTTCTGCGCCACTGTGAGAGCCATGAAGGGATGAGATAATGCCAGAAAATAACCGTTTGGTCAAACGGTCAACCACTACAAGGATGGTTGATTTTCCTTGTGAAAGTGGCAATCCCTCAATGAAGTCCATGCTAATGTCCGACTAGACCCGTTTAGGAATGGGCAACGGTTGCAAGAGACCAAGTGCTGTTGCATTGCCCGACTTACACCTTTGACAAGTCACACACTCACGAACCCAAGCATGTATGTCCTTGGAAAGCCCTTTCCAATACAATATAGCTGATATTCTCTGGCGAGTCGCATGTACTCCAGAGTGGCCTCCCAAGGGAGTATCATGGAAGATGTTAAAAATCTGTCTTCGCAGTGCTGCATCCTTGTCAACCACCACTTTGTTCTTCCTACGTAAAAAGGTGCCATGCCACGAATATTTAGGATGCAACTGTGGCTAGCACGTACTTGATCACAAAGTCGAGAAAGTTTCTGATCAGTCTCATACAAGCTTAAAATCCGTTCCTAGATCGCGGACCAGTCCGACTCCTGACTGCCTTCACATTGAAGCAATTGATGACCTAATTCTGAATGTTTCCTGGATAGCGCATCTGCCACTGCATTTTGAACCCCCTTACGATACACAATCGAGTAATCATACCCAAGCATCTTAGCCACCCACTCCTGTTGATAAGGCGTAATGGCTTGTTGCTCCAAAAGAAACTTCAAGCTCTGATGGTCCGTTTTGATGACAAAAGGCCTGCCCACAGGGTAAGAATGCCACTTCTTAACTGCTAGTAGCACTGCCATCATCTCCTTATCATAAATGGACAGAGCTTGGTATTTGATTCCCAAAGCTTTACTAAAGAAAGCTATTGGCTTCCCATTCTGTTGAAGAACGGCTCTAACTCTTTGCCCTCTGGCATCTGTTTCTACACAAAATTGCTCTTGAAAATTTGGCAAAGTCTGGATTGGAGCTTGACAAACCGTTGACTTGAGTTGCTCAAAGGCTTGTTGTTCCTGTTCTGTCCACTGCCATAATACATCCTGTCTCAATAGTGTAGTAAGGGGTTTAGCTATTAGCCCGTAGCCTCGTATAAACCTCCTGTAATACCCTGATAAACCAAGAAATCCCCGCAATTCTTTAACTGATCGTGGAGGAGCCCAATCCAGGACACTCAGTACCTTTGCTCGATCCATACTAACAGTCCATTGGAAGATAATATGGCCTAAATATTCCACATGTGTGGCTCCAAAACTACGCTTAGACTTCTTGGCAAAAAGCTGATTTTCTCGAAGTACTTGCAGAACTTCACGTAGATGGTCCAAGTGGTCAGACCACCCTTGCGAATACACAAGGATATCGTCAAAAAATACCAAGACCGACCTTCTTAGCATGGATCGAAAAACCGAATTCATCAAGGACTAGAAGCTCAAGGGTGCATTGgtcaagccaaatggcatgaccAAGAACTCATAATGACCTTCGTGAGTTCTGAATGCTGTTTTGAAGATATCCTGCTCACTCATTCGAATCTGGTGATAACCAGAACGCAAGTCCAGCTTAGAAAAATAGTGTGCCTGCCCCAACTCATCTAACAATTCTTCAATGATGGGAATGGGAAATCTATCTTTAATTGTCAGCTGGTTTAGCTGTCTGTAGTCTATACAGAGCCAACTCCCGTCCTTCTTCTTGACCATGACCACTGGAGAAGCAAAAAGACTATGCTATCTCGAATAATTCCAGCCTGCAACATCTCCTGAACGAATCTTTCAATTTCAGCTTTCTGCACTGCTGGGTATCTATAAGGGCGTATTTTCACCACCTGAGATTCATCCACCAATGGTATCTTGTGGTCATGGAACCGAGGGGGTGGTAGCAGTGTAGGTACCTGAAACAAATCCTCAAAATCTCTAAGAAGTTTTTGCAACTCGGGAGGTGATGAAACCGATTGCAACGTAAGAACAGTTTGATCACAAAAAGTCAACAGCATCAGACAAGGACCGTTACCTGCCAAGCTCATGCACTTGGAGAATCGGCCTCTCGAAACAATCTGCATCGGCCCAAGTACAGTACCCCTTAAATTGCATTTTTGGTCCCCACTCTGAAATTGCATGGTTAACTTTGCAAAATCCCATATAATTGGTCCTGGGGACAACAACCATTGAACTCCAAGTACTAAGTCAAACCCTTTGACTGAAAGTACTAAAAAATCTGTAGTGTATTTATACCCCTATGCTTCCCAAATTACAGCCCTACATAGTCCCTGAGTGTTCAGTCTGACACCAGTTGCCACCATCACCTTCAAACTAGGTGCAGGTTTGATGGTCAACTTCAATCGTTTAGCTACCTTGAAGTCGATGGAATTGTGTGTGCTGCCCGAATCTACTAAGGCCACCACCTCAACTTGGTCGATAATTGCTGGAAATCTCATGGTGTTGTGACCTTGTAAGCCATGCAACGCATGCAATGATAACACCGGAGTGGAACTCCCCGACCCCAACTCCATAGATTCTAACTATTCAGAACAGTCTTGAAAGTCGTCCTGAGAAGGACTCCTTACTTCAGTATTACTATCTTCCAGAGGCTCAACCACTAACTGATACACCTGAGATTTGGAACACTTGTGGCCTGGTGAATACTTAAGGCCACACCAGAAACAAAGGCCTTTTTTCCTCCTGTCCTCCAATTCTGCCTGTGACAATGACTTTGAAGGCATTTTAGAGTTGAATTTTCCACTCATTGACTCGTTTGTTAAACTAAGGCTGCTGtttcccctaaaatttttagccACAGGGAATAAAGGTCTTCCCACATTAACTCCCGTAGTAGGTATATTTTCTCGCTTAGCTGGGCCAAACACAATATTTTTCACTTGTCTAGCTAAGTTGAATCCCTCCACTAGTGACTGAGGCTTAAACAACCTAAGATATTGGCCTATCTCAGGCTTGAGATTACTAAGAAATATACTCAATGCATACGTTTCAGGCAAGTTTAGCTGATTCAACAAACTTAAAAACCCATCATGGTACTGGTCGACAGAGCCGATCTGTTTAAGGGTCACTAACTCAGCCATAGGATCCAAAAAAGAGTCTGACCTGAATTGCTCCCTCAACCCCCTTGCATAAATCTCCCACGACAATTGATGCAACCCTCCATGTCTTCGAGCAAAGAAGTGATGCCAGTCAAGTGCTTTACCTTCAAGATGCAGCATCACTAGCCGAACCTTAGCATGGTCCCCGATCCCTTCCGCTTCAAAGTATTGCTCAAGTTTAGACCACCATCCTCGGAAGTTTTCACCATCGAGCAACGGACATGCCATTCTAAAAGTGGAGCGATCCACCTTCGCTAGCATTCCACGTGAAGAGGTGTTGGAATGTCCTAGATCCGCCATCGGAGAGACTATCAAATGTTCCTGAGATGGAAATCTAGGTGGATATCCCAAAAATACCTTTCCCTTTGCTTCTACCCGCACATCCCACTGCCACTGGAGGTCCCTGACCAAAATACTGCTCAAATAAAGAATGCAGCTCAGAACGAAGTTCTGTACGTACCTCCGATTTGATGTCTTCTTGTAAACCGTTCAACCGAACATCAATTCGTGCATCCAGTTGAGAAAACTCTGATTGTATGTGAGAAAGTTCACCTTGGATCTGGCCAAGCTCCTTTTGCATTCTCGTGGTTACTCCGTCGCCAGTCATGAGGATTGTTCAAGCTCTGATACCTTTGTTGAAGAACGTTCTTGGAGAGAAGTAGAAtcgaagaagagaagaagaaattcgagagagagagaaaaagaaaactagaaCACAGAGAAGCTGGAAAATGATATTCAATATTCATGCCCTCCCTCCTTTCTGTTACAcgtaatataataaaaacaataaccgtctttttttttcaacaactTACTAAACGCACCCGTTTTGCCCAACCCGAAACTTACCGTATCACTAATCTACTTAATAAGAACGCAGCACTTAACTAATTATTCTCAACCACCCTAACAGAAATATAAACCATAACATCTTGATGTCTTGTCACCCTTATAATACTAGtgcattattttatgttatatatgaacTAATTTTGCTTCTCATGTTTCTAGCGGCTGATATACTCTTGTGGAAGCGGTGGAGTGTTTCTCTCGGTGTCATTGTTGTTGCTTCTGTTGCTTGGCTCATATTTGAGTGGTCTGGATTACCATTCTTATCTATTTGTTCAGATGTCTTGCTGATATTAATTATAGTTTTGTTTGTCCATTCCAACTATGCTGCTTACAGAGATAGGTATTACCAACATTTCCTTTTTATGTGTTGATTTCCTTTTGAATACTGAAGCAGTTTTGACAATGACGTCGATAAATTATTTAAGCAGACAACCACAATCATTACCAGAGCTTGAATTGTCAGAGGAAATGGTTAACAATGCTGCAGCGTCGTTTCGTGTTAAAATCAATAACATGCTTCTTATGGCTCATGATATAACTCTTGGCAAAGATTTTCGGCTTTTTTTCAAGGTCAGTTAGATCAGTTGTATTTAAACTAAATGTTCTGTGCTGCAACATACACAGGCACAAACAGATAAAGAATCAATGTTAAAATAGAATTGTATGTCTTATTGGTGGAATTATGATTAagtttatatgtgattttttttactattattactaAAAGTAGTCATTAGAATGAAGGGTGTGGGAAGTAAGAGTAGTGGTTTTGCTCATTCTGTTTACCTTCCAGTTAACTCCCCAGACTCCTCCTTTTGGGGGCAAAAATCTCTTAATTCTAGGGATTTTGGAGTTGAGTATTTCCCcgcattttaataaataaatcaattaagaaTACGTAGCCTTCATTTCCCTCTACTGTCTTCTCCCAAACAAAGGTTGATCAAGGGAATTTTCCAACTTAAAATCTTACTTCAAACTTGAAAACCCTGTCTTGCTCTTCCAGCAAGCACCCTTCTATTCATTCTGACCTTTTGTGTTTATTGCCAAGATGTTGTGTTAATAGTTTGCTTCAGGCCTctatttttttcatgtcataTGGAGCTTCATGGTGTTTGTATAATGTCATGGGTTCTACCCCACTTTTGCAATCTCACCAGACCTGTTCCAGTCTGCCAGCTTCTGCCATTCATTTATTGGGGCTGGGGCTGGAAAGGCTGTTGCTTAACGAAATTTTCTAACCTGTAGTTGATTTGGCAGGTTGTGACTTGTCTGTGGCTCTTGTCTGCCATTGGTAGCTATTGCTCTTTCTTCACGCTTGCCTATATTGGTAAGCATGTTAATCTGTCAACTGAATGcatattcatttttgttttaattcatggatatgattaattattgtcattattattattggtttgATGGATATAATGTTAAATGCAACTATCTTAGTTGTTTAGCCACAATCTCATTTGGTTTATTTCTGGTAAACAACTATGaatttgtttcattaaaaattctAGTCACAAGCTCTCTAGGATCTAGCTTCCTTGACCTCGTGGGATATTAAGCATATCTGTGCATTTTTATGCCAATCAATTGTCAAATGCAGGCATTTTGCTAATGAACTTTCTTTGCTTATTTACTcatttaaatataatgtttttgtCATTTGCGATGGCAGGAACCATCTTATCGGTTACTCTTCCTGCCTTCTACAGCAAATACGAAGAGCCTGTGAATAAATACTGTGGAATCATCCAGCGAAAGTTTTCCCAGCAGTACAAGATAGTAGATGATAGTGTGACGAACAGAATACCCCGCAGCTTTTCAAAAGACAAAGACACCTAATTCTCACAGTTTACGTAGAAGTTATGAGTAAACATTGTTTACTCGTTTCATCACTGATGCAAAGTTGTCAAAGTTGCAACGTCTGCTAAATGCTTCCACATTAgagtggaaaggaaaaaaaagatggTTAAGGGATTTCTGCAGACATGATATTCCTGGAGTTTTCTTAGGACTCATTTCTTGATGTCGATTCTTGAAGAACCTCTATGGTCTGCTTGGAGCTTTCTGTATTTGTTGGGTTTGTAGAATTAGTTAGCAGTAGTGCGGTTGAGCCGATTTATCAATAACAGCTGGTAATGACTGTCTTCCTTCTTAAGAGAACAGCTCATTGGTTGATGCTTTATGGATGTAATATTACACTTGATAAATTCGAAAGCATGCAACTGTCTGCTTTGTTTATGGCTTTCACTGATGTAGtacttgtaaaaaaaaattgtctagGTTGGTTGCGGTGCTCGGCCTCCTGAAGTCTTATCTGGTTGCTTAATGTCCCTCTAGAAATGCTGCTAAATCTTCATTTTAGTTTATTGAGCTAATTAGTAGTAAGCATTATGCATATTATCCACAAATGAAGATCCAGAGGTGGTCAAAATTGTGATGAAAATCAAAGaaacttgaatttatttgagCATTTTCACCTGTATTCTGTTTATAACTTAGCAATCGAAAAACAGGGAGTAGCAAAGACATCAGCACATTCAAGTTGAGACATACATTTAACAAGTGCTTCATGTGTTCCATTTTACTGATTAGAGGTAATTGTactttcaaaacaaatgttgaAACCATAGCAAGTAGACAGCATGAAAGTTGAAGCATGGATGCCTCAAATTTGCCAAATACTGTGGATCCTAGCAAACCAACTGAATGCAATTCTctcatagttaaatttaatacgCACACTTTTGAAGTTTCTGAATCTTTAAGGATGAAAGCAGGACAAGTTAATTCAAGCTACTTTGATGCATTGAAGCTTGGAGCAATTCCTTTGCCTTGTTCAACCAAACATTATACGGTTGATCCGAGAACAAAACAAAGTGTACCTGTGAATTTCAAGGGAGGACCAACAATTTTCTAATGAAgctttatcaaaaaaaaaaaaaaaaacgaataaGGATTGAAAAGGAGGATAAGGATGGATATCCCGTGGAACAATTATGAATTAAGATGAATCTGACatgagttgccatggaatattaCGACATAGTAAGGTCTTCAACTGATGATGCTGATATTTAAGCAAGATTCAAATTAACAACAATATTATCTACATGGAAGATGGGGTCATGGTAATATTGATCTTTATTGAATTTCAACTTACATGCCTATCTGTTCATCTATCATCTGGACAGGGATGTTTAGGATTATCGATCTATCAATCAACAATCTTGGACTGCAAGATTCTGAAGccaaaaaggagaaaaaaaatttacctcTTTAATGCCATCTGCAAAGTTCTTGACAGTAGATATAGCAATTGTTGCAGCTTCTTCAAAAGGATACctgaaaattttttagaaaggtaaataagacattaaataCCAACTGATCACATCATTCAACATCCATACTCATAACAAGGTTTCATTATTTAGATGAATATACATGTGTATATGCGTGTGATTTTGTAGAAGAGAATGATCATATTCTCCCATGCATGAACATTGAATAATACACTGAAAAATTGCAGATAAGAGTCCATGTGATTGATCCATTGAGAAGCATGTTACAAAGATACACATAAGTTATTCAAATATCACCagtaaaagaaaaaccattGGTAGTTCCTAATCCTAAAACATTTCTTACCCGTATACACCACAAGATATGGCAGTAAAAGCAATGTATTCAATGTTGTTCTCTTTAGCCACACTCAAGCAGTTTCTGCAACCAATTTGGTAATATTCAAGagaatataaatgataaaaaagttAGCAATTAATATATAAGAATCATCTTGTATATTGATGGCATACTTGTGTGCACTTGTCAAGGAGGCTTTGGGGTCTTTATCAGAATCATAAATAGGTCCAACAGTGTGAATTACATGAGATGCAGGCAGTTTAAAACCTCTGCAAAACACAtcaatatgttattatatataatacgTGTATATCTAAAACTAGAAAGAAGGATAACTTACGGGGTAATCCTTGCTTCTCCAGTGGGACAACGAACATCAGGTTCAACTTCTGGGACTTTATAGCATGCTTCAACCAGTTCTGGTCCAGCTGCTCTATGTATAGCTGGTATCATTGTATTAATATTGGTCATTGGAGCTTCATTaacattatattaattgttgttGAAAATTCAATAGGGAGAAGGCCAAGAGTAAGTAACTTATGTTGGTCATAGTTAAATAAAATGTGAAGATGGTCGTTAAGTCGGATTtcaactttatttaattaaaccaaaTGAACCAATTCCCGTTCTCCCTATGTTTATTGTATATTTATTATACCTCCATCAGCCCCACCACCTCCAAGCATTCTTTCATTTGCTGGATTTACCTGTACAAGCTTATATATCATCACAAGCCACAAGTATACATAAATTCcctaaaacttgaatttttctaattcaattgTTTAGTTCAAGTTTCAAGCATAATACATACACTTATATGTATCAATAATATCTACCTGATGAGAATGAAATAATTAAGCAACGATATATACACAATTACACACCACACTTTCTTCTTTAATGGATTCTACAaagtttaatataatttcaGAGGATATAAATTGGGGCACCTTTGTCCCATGATCTCACTAATCACTACCAATACTCCCCACCCCCAAAACGTATATATTTGCCATTAAATTATgaggaaaaaaaaaccctctgttgcataataaaaaatttgaagaaaaaagaaagaaaaattaatgacTTACAATAGCATCGGAGGAGCCATTAAGGAACCAGAGAGTGATGTCACCCTTCTGGATTTTAAGTACAGTGGTTTCGGACAACTTGAAGATATTACCaacttcttctccttctttgcCACCAGTTGCCGACGCCATCCTCGAAAATCCAACAACCTCAAATTTATCTCTTtcacttgtttttttaatcattaaacTCGTATTTTTTTGTGTAATCACCataaaatagatagaaaagttATGACATGACACACACGTAGATTATAACGTTGATGACATGtcagaatttaatttttatccttGTCCCATCCAACAAAATCATCCACATTACTAACAAAAAGAGGCTTATAAGATGCAATGCACGAAACCACGGGTGGTGGCAACATATCTTTTATCAGCTCCCACTTCCAATCTCCACTCGGCAAAACCATTTCCATAACAGAAACATGTTCAATGGGTATAATTTCGGGCTGTGTACAGACATTAATTAGAGGACCCCATTCCTTCACCCAAGTATCTCTCCAAAAATCACTATCTAAACCCTTCCCAACATTTTCCCATACTTTGCTCCAGATCCTACAAATACACTTCCAAAGTTGAGAAGCATTACCCACCTGTACGACAATAGGCGCCTTTGCCCTTCCACTTATATTTCGAACCAATAACCTGAACCCATAATTGCTCAGGCTTTCTGATAAGATTATAATCAATCTTCATAAGGAATGCATCATTCTGACAAATCAATTTTCTTGAACCCAAGACCACCATTTCTTGTCTTTGCAGAGATCCTTTCACTTGACAAGGTTTATCCCTTTCTTCTCATCAGTGTGCCCCCAAACAAATTTCCGAATAATTTTTTCCATCTTAGAATATACTCCTTTTGGAATGACAGTCGGTTGTACGACATACATGGGTAGAGATTAAAACTGATTTCACTAAAAGTAATTCTTCCTGCTAGAGAGAGCAACTTAGCTTTCCACccaacttttcttttcctcataTTATCCACCATAAAATAACAAGTATCTTTAGCCACTTTCTGATGTAGAAGTGGGACACCTAGATACTTACCAAAATTATCTACATGTGAATAACCAAGGCCACAACTAATGCTCCCTTTTTCAAGTTATTAGGAacatttttatagaaaaaatctTTTTTTGTGCATTGACTCGGTGCCCAGAACTGCCGCAAAAACTTTCAATCACCTTTTTCATAATCAACATCTGATCAAAGGACGCCTCACTAAATAAAACTAAGTCACCAATAAAGAATAGATGAGAGATACCAGGTCCATTTCTTGAGAGTTTTATAGATTTCCACCCCCTTTCTTGACTTCAACATTAATACTCTGAGCCAAACGCTCCATACAAAGAACAAATAGGTAAGGTGGTAATAGGTCACCTTTTCTAATTCCTCAAGGAGTAAACACATCAGGCGGATTCCTATTCCAGATAACCCGCATTGAAGATGAACAAACACAGTGCATGATAAGTTGTTTCATGGTACCTGGAATTCCGATATCCAATAAAGTATCCTCAATGAAGTTCTAATCAAGTCTGTCATAGGCTTAaacttgcattttttttttgtgaaatcaccataaaatggatggaaaagtcATGACATAGCACACATGTAGATTGTTACGTGAATGACATGTAAACAT
This genomic window from Gossypium raimondii isolate GPD5lz chromosome 10, ASM2569854v1, whole genome shotgun sequence contains:
- the LOC105776830 gene encoding reticulon-like protein B16, which translates into the protein MENSSNPDGEDTRNQTIPSTSSTSSSDDYRLFDRQGSLHQFLGGGKAADILLWKRWSVSLGVIVVASVAWLIFEWSGLPFLSICSDVLLILIIVLFVHSNYAAYRDRQPQSLPELELSEEMVNNAAASFRVKINNMLLMAHDITLGKDFRLFFKVVTCLWLLSAIGSYCSFFTLAYIGTILSVTLPAFYSKYEEPVNKYCGIIQRKFSQQYKIVDDSVTNRIPRSFSKDKDT
- the LOC105776829 gene encoding uncharacterized protein LOC105776829 isoform X1, translated to MVITQKNTSLMIKKTSERDKFEVVGFSRMASATGGKEGEEVGNIFKLSETTVLKIQKGDITLWFLNGSSDAIVNPANERMLGGGGADGAIHRAAGPELVEACYKVPEVEPDVRCPTGEARITPGFKLPASHVIHTVGPIYDSDKDPKASLTSAHKNCLSVAKENNIEYIAFTAISCGVYGYPFEEAATIAISTVKNFADGIKEVHFVLFSDQPYNVWLNKAKELLQASMHQSSLN
- the LOC105776829 gene encoding uncharacterized protein LOC105776829 isoform X2 — translated: MVITQKNTSLMIKKTSERDKFEVVGFSRMASATGGKEGEEVGNIFKLSETTVLKIQKGDITLWFLNGSSDAIVNPANERMLGGGGADGAIHRAAGPELVEACYKVPEVEPDVRCPTGEARITPGFKLPASHVIHTVGPIYDSDKDPKASLTSAHKNCLSVAKENNIEYIAFTAISCGVYGYPFEEAATIAISTVKNFADGIKELH